CCCGAGGGTGCAATCGGCGAAGTAGCCCGTGTCCAAACCGACGATGTCGTGTCCGGCGGCCTGCAGCACCGGGACCATCACCGTTCCGAGATAACCGGTGTTCCCGGTGACCAGGATCCTCATATCCCCACCCTTTCGCGGGCCGTTTCGCCGAACCCGATGATCGCCTTCTCCACCACGAACGCCTCGGCATAGCGGCTGCGGCACTGTACGCCGCGTAGCCGGGACAACCCGCGGAACGCCTCGTCGTCGAACCAGTCGTGGCCCACCTGCGACGGATAATGCTTGTGCAGCAGAACCGATTTCTCGTCGACCACGCCGGCTTCCAGCGGATGCAGCAGCGTCGGCTGCGGAGTGTCGGCCTCCCACTTGAGGATCTCGTAGCCGAGGATCAGGTGGTCGCGGAACTCGGTGGGCGTCAGTTCGGCAAGAGTGCGGTGGTCCTGGTGCGCGTCGGCGCGCTGCGTGCTGAACACGATGTCCGGCTCACAGGTCCGACGAAAGGCGTTGACTGCGTGCTTGGCCCGGTCCCAGTGTGCGGGGACGCGCCCGTCCGGAATGTCC
This genomic window from Mycolicibacterium goodii contains:
- a CDS encoding PIG-L deacetylase family protein gives rise to the protein MTGDLNEIACLAAHCDDIAIGVGGTLLTLCRARRGLRVHALVLCGGDSGRAEEERNALRDFCPDATVQLTVLDIPDGRVPAHWDRAKHAVNAFRRTCEPDIVFSTQRADAHQDHRTLAELTPTEFRDHLILGYEILKWEADTPQPTLLHPLEAGVVDEKSVLLHKHYPSQVGHDWFDDEAFRGLSRLRGVQCRSRYAEAFVVEKAIIGFGETARERVGI